The DNA sequence CGACGTGTGGGTGCGCAGCAGTAGCTTGTCTTCCAGCCAGAATGTGTCCTGCGAATCCCGGGCCGGGTGCGCCGCCGGAATGTTCAAAGCATCGAAGTTATGCCACGGCGTTTCGACTTCGGGCCCGTCCACCACGGCGAAGCCCAGGGAGGTGAACAACTCTTCCAGTTCCCGCTGGATCAGCGTCAATGGATGCAGCGAGCCGGGCCGCGTGCCCGGCGCCGGCATCGTCAGATCGAGCCATTCCGCGGCCAGGCGGGCGTCCAGCGCCGCCCGTTCAAAGGCAGCCTTGCGCGCGTCATAGCGCGACTCCAGGTTCTGCTTCACGGCATTCAGCAGTTTGCCGACACGGGCCCGATCCTCGGGGGCCATCTTGCCCATGTCCTTGCCGATGTTTGCCAGCGAGCCTTTGCGGCCCAGAAACTCGACGCGTGCGGTCTCCAGGGCTTCGGCATCGGCGGCCGCTTCAATCAGCGACACCGCCCGCGTTTCCAGTTCAGACAGCGTGGAATCCAGCATTTGTGGTGAAACGACTATTGTAACGCGCGCGTGAGAAAGAGCCGCAGCGCCCGGGCCGTATCAGCGGACTCACCCAGCAGCGGGGCCGAGTCGACCGGGCGTACCTCCACCCGGAGCTTTGTTTCGCCTTCTGTTTCCAGAAGCAGCCAGACCGTCACGGTCTCCGTCTTGTTGCTCGCCGTCAGTTTGCGCTTTTCTGCGAGAATCATTCCGCCTTTGACGCGATCAGCCAGATAGGCCTTGATCCCGTCGATCACACGGTTGTGCTGCGCCTTACAGGTGAATGACGTGCCGAGTTTTGACGTAGGTGCCGAGCACTGCCCGTACAGGCTAAACGCCAGGCAGAAGCTGAGCAGGAGTTTTGCCGTCATCGGAAGCCAGATTCATGTCCCCGCCGTGCCGCAGCAGGACGTTCATTGATGCCTGATCCCCATTCTGCGCCGCGCTATGCAGCGCCGTGTAGCCGCCGTGCTGTGTGGCGTTGGCCGGGGTGCCCGCATCCAGCAGCATCTCGACAATCGCCGCCTGGCGGGTCGCCGCGGCCGCATGGATGGGTAAATTCGCCATTTTGTTGGTGGAGCGGGCCAGCGGGTCGGCGCCCCGAGAGAGCAGGAAGCCTGCTGCCGCCAGTTGACCGAAGAAAGCGGCCAGGTGCAGCGGCGTCCACCCGTCGGAAGTCCTCTGGCTCAGCAAGCCCGGGTCGGCGTCCACAAACCGGACGACCTCTTCCGTTAGCCCCAGGGCGCAAGCCAGGGGCAGGTCAACCGCCGTGCCGGCATCCAGGAGCGCGTCCGCGCAGGCCTGTTGGCGAAAGTAGAGCGCCAGCATGGCGGCCGGAACGCCGTTTTCATCCCGCTCATCCACGGCGCTTGCGTCGGCTGCCAGCACCGCTTTCAACGCCTCGAGATCGCCGCTCTTGATGGCTTCAATGGCGGTCATGTCCAGATTCCTCCCAACGGAGCTGCGGTCAGGACTGAGGTGCGAACACTTCGTCGGCCCGGCCGGTCTCCACGGCCAGATGGTTCAGATAGAACTTCAGCACACTGGGTGGATACTTGTCCTTCAGTGCGTCAAAGACGCGCTGCTGCCAACCCTCGGTCAGGTGCGAGCTGACATCGGCGTCCTTGGCGAAGAAACCGTCCTGGTGCGGGACGCCCAGCAGATCCAGGGCGATGATGATCATGTCCAGATGCGAAACCAGGATCGCCTGCGACAGGTCCGCGGCCAGATCCTCGTCCTGCTCGGACAGTCGCGCCCACAGCCTGGGGGCCGCCTTGCGGAGGTTCTCACTATTCAGCTTCACCAACCGCGTCCGCACCTTAATGTGCTCATAGATTTGGAAGGTGCGCAGGCGGCTCATCGACACGCTGCGTAGCACGTCAGTGAAACCGCTCTCGCCCTGCGAGAGGAACACGTCACACAACTTCGTCACAAAAAGAGGTTACCATGAGGGCCCCCGGATGCTTCAATTCGGGGCGCGGCGACCGCCCTGCGATACAATATTGAGTTTGGTCCTCGAACAATGAGCAATCTGATCGTACTGGGCGCGCAATGGGGTGACGAAGGCAAAGGCAAGATCGTCGACCTCTTTTCCGAGAACTTCGACGTGGTGGCCCGCTATCAGGGCGGCCACAATGCTGGCCACACCGTGCAGGTGGGCGACAAGAAGTTCGTCCTCAAACTGATACCGAGCGGGGTACTCCACCCCGGCGTCCAGGTCGTCATCGGCAACGGTGTCGTCATCGACCCCCTCGCCCTTTTGGAAGAGATGGAAATGCTGGAAAAGGCGGGCGTCGACGTTCGCGGGCAGATCCACATCTCCAATCGGGCTCACGTGATCTTTCCCTTTCACCGCATGGTCGAAAAGGTCAGCGAGGGCCGGGAAGACCGCACGGCCATCGGCACCACCTCGCGCGGCATCGGTCCGTGCTACGAGGACAAGATCGGGCGCCGCGGCATCCGCATGGCCGACCTGTTGAATCCCGCGGTCTTCGATAAGCTCTACGACTTCCTGGGCGAAGACAAAGCCACGACGGCCAAAGCGTTCGGCATCGCTAACGATCTGAAGATCGAGGAGATCCGCGAAAGCTACAAGCAGATGGCGGAGCGCATTCGCCCGGTCGTCTGCGATACCGCCAAGTTGCTCAACGAGGCGATCTCGGCCGGCAAACGCGTCCTTTTCGAAGGCGCCCAGGGCACGATGCTCGACATCGACTTCGGTACCTATCCTTTTGTCACCAGTTCCAGTGCCGCCGCCGGCGGGGCCTGCACCGGCACCGGAGTTCCGCCCACCAAAATTGATGGCATCCTCGGTGTCTCCAAGGCGTACATCACCCGTGTTGGCGCCGGGCCTTTCCCGTCCGAGGATTTCGGACCCGAAGGCGAACGGATCCGCCAGGCGGGCCGGGAGTTCGGCTCCGTCACCGGCCGTCCGCGCCGCTGCGGCTGGTTCGATGCCCCACTACTGCGCTACACCGCCATGGTGAATGGCTTCGATTCGTTGATTGTCACAAAGCTCGACGTCCTCGACGGCGTGTCCTCCATCAAGGTCTGCACCGCATACAAGGTAAACGGAGAGCTGATGGACGCCATGCCCCCCGAGAATGCACTGATGGAGAAGATCGAGCCCGTCTACGAGGAACTGCCCGGTTGGTCGCAACCCACCGCCAATATGACCTCCTACGACGAGTTGCCGAAGCAGGCCAAGGACTACATCGCCTTTCTCGAAGAGAAGACCGGCGTGGAAGTTGGTTGCGTGTCGACCGGACCCGAGCGCAATCAGACCATCGTGCGGGCCGGGTCGAAAATGGAGAAGCTGCTGGGCTGAGCCGCGGCTACTTCACTCGAAGCAGAATTACCGGCACAACCAACAGGGCGCTAAACAGCATCATCACTGGAATGTTGGCCTTGGCGGCTTGCGCCCGAGCTACCCGGACGATCGTCCAGTTCAGATAGGCGAAGAGCCCAGTGAGAACGACCTTTGTCCACAGAATCAGCAGGGTGAACGCAGAGAGAGTCTGCGCCGCGCCCAGGAGGTAATCCAGCGAGTGTCCCTGGTAGCTGAACATTCCATACAGGAACACCTCCAATACGGTGAACCATCCGAAAATCCAACGTCCGGCCCAGCGGTCCGGCTCGCCGCGAAAATTGAAATGACTGGGGACCCGCTCGGGCAGGGTCCCCCACTGAGTCAACGGGTATAGCAGACCCGCGAGCAGGAAGAACGCGGCGCACGCCTCCAACGGCCACTGGAAAATGGAGAACCGGACTGCATCGAGCATGCGATCACCATGTTACCGCCGTGCGGCGAGGTTGACCCCCGAGGCTCGGCGGCCGCTTGCATCAGCGTGGTCTCCCCGTCCGTCCCGCGCCGGAACATGGTGTAGCTCAGCCCAAATCCCCAGGAGAACAGCGGAGACCGGTCCGCAAACCGGCCGGATTTTCGTCGGCAATGTGTCCTTTCGAGGTGGACTCATTAATATATATGGGGCTCGCAGCGGAATCAGCCGGCTCACCGCGTCAGCTTCGATCTTTCCGTCCCATCAATGGATGGCCTGCTGCCGGGCGTGCGTGGGGGACGGCGGGGCATCTCATGCCTATAAGTTCTTACTAAGAACTAAAATGTGAAAAACTTGAAACCGAGATCTCTGTAACAACCATATTCGAGTCATTCGGTTCGAAAAACGTGTGCCCGCCAACGCAATATCCTTTGATAGATATCAATTCTTTTATATGCGCTCAATTGCTCGACCGGCTCCAAATTCCAGATTCTGCATGTGAAGCCCTTCTCACTCATTCCATACTTCGCTGTCCCGTATTCAGCAGCGTTCTGCTGATTGTGATAGTCTCTTCCCAGAACAAAAGTAGGGCCTTGGTTGTTGCCCTTCTTTCTTCCGTGCAGAGGAACCATGCTACAGAAACTTCGAATGCTTCTAGCCGCCGCTGTCTTCGCGGCCATCCCAATGTATGCCCAGGAAGTGCGAGCCAGTCTCGCCGGGGTTGTGAGCGATCCGGTGGGCGCTCCGATTCCTGGTGTCACTGTTGTCCTCACAAGCGTGGAGCGGAATGTCTCCACCACCACAGAAACCAATGAACAAGGCAGTTATCTCTTCCCCTTCGTCGTGTCCGGAAAGTACACCCTCACCGTTGAGCGCACGGGCTTCAAGAAATACGTTCGCCAGAACATCGTTCTCGAAGCTCAGGACAAAGCGCGCGCTGACGTTGCCCTCGTCGTTGGCGACATGACGCAGAGCGTGAACGTGGCGGCGGACGTCTCCCAGTTGCAGACGGAAACGGCCTCACGCAGTCAGATCATCTCCAATCAGCTCATCGCAAACCTCCCCACCCAGGGGCGAAACCCGTTTCAGATCGCCTGGGCCATGCCCGGAGTCGTCAAGGCGGGCGACTGGCGCTACCTGCGCGCCTTCGACACCGGCGGCATGTCGGGCTTCTCGATCAATGGCGGCAAGAAGGGCGACAATGAGGTCCTCATCGACGGCATCAGCAACGTCCGCGGCAACCGCAACGTCGTTGGCGTTCCCTCCATGGAGGCCGTCCAGGAATTCAAAGTCCTCACCAATACCTACGATTCCCAGTACGGGCGCACCGGCGGCGGCATCGTCACCATCGTCTCCAAGTCCGGCGGAAATTCTTTCCACGGCAACCTCTACGAATATTTTCAGTCCGAGGAACTCAACGCCAATCAGTCGGAACTGAACTCGGTTGGCACGAAGAAGCCGCCGATGAACATCAACACCTTCGGCTTCCAGGCCAGCGGCCCGATCGTCGTACCCAAGGTCTTTGACGGCCGCAACAAGCTGTTCTTCCTGCTTTCCTACGAAGGCATGCGCCAGCGTTCCGCTGACCCTGGTGCGGCGAACTTCCCACTGGATCAATGGCGCACCGGAGACTTCTCGGGCCTTCTGAACGCGCAGGGATCCGCCGTCACCCTCTACGATCCGCTCACCACGGATGCAGCCGGCAACCGCACGCCCTTTGCCGGCAACATTATCCCCAGCAATCGCATCAACCCTGTTTCCGCCAGCGTGATGAAGTTCTATCCGTCCCCGAACTCCCTCGGTACCGGCCCGGCTCACATCAACAACTACGTGTATCCCTCCCGCTGGGTAGCGGATATGAATGCCTGGAACGGCCGTCTGGACTACAGGATTAACGATCGCAACACCGTCTACTTCCGCTACGGCCAGGCGCCGTTCTCCGAGTATCGAGCCATGGTCTGGAACGGTTCGAACGCCGCCGAACCCACCGGCAACGCGCCACTGATCCGCAACGGCCGAAACCTGGTATTGGATTGGACAACGATTCTCTCGCCGACCATGACCTTCAACCTGCGCGGCGGACTCGCGCGTTGGGAGACCTCCGGCGGCAGCACTTACGGTGCAAACTTCAATCCGGCCCAACTCGGGTTCTCCCAGTCGCTGGTTTCGCAACTGACGCGCTACCAGTACCCCCGTTTCAGCTTCAGCGATGCGTATCAATCCATTGGTTCCGGCGATAGTGTCTTCAACGCTTCGCCCGGCGACACCTACACCCTGCAGCCCAACCTGAATCGCGTGCAGGGCAGCCACACGCTCAAGTTCGGCGGCGAGTTCCGCCGCTACAACGACAACTCGAACAACCCTGGCGGCTCCAGCGGCGTTTACTCTTTCAGCCGCGCCTGGACCCAACAACGTGCCCTGACCTCCGATTCGATCAGCGGTAACGAATTCGCCAGCTTCCTGCTGGGGTATCCACTGTCCGGCTATGTGGATCGCAACATCGATCCTGCCTACAAGAACTACTACTTCGCTGGATTCGTGCAGGACGACTGGCGCGTGAATGGCCGCCTGACCCTGAACTTTGGCATCCGCTGGGACTATGAGCAACCCCTCGTCGAGCGCTACGATCGCATGCTCGGCGAGTTCGCCTTCTCCGCCGCGAATCCCATCTCCTCATCGAGCCTGGCTATTTCCGGCGTACCAAACTTCGCCGGTGTTGGTGGCCAACCGCGAGGCGCTTTTGCCCAGGATAGGAACAATTGGCAGCCCCGTATTGGAGCCGCTTACCGCATCGCCGACAAGTGGGTGGCCCGCGGCGGCTATGGGTTGTACTACCTTGGCCAGAACGAGCGCGGTGAAGCCAACGGCTTTAGCCAGCGCACGAACGCCATCGTCACGACAGATGGCAACCTGACTCCGGCTGTCAATCTCACCAACGCCTTTGCCAATCAGGCCGGAGGCCTGCTGCTCAGCCCCGTGGGCACCACCCAAGGCGCGTCCAGCTTCCTGGGGCAGTCGCTCACGGTGAACTACTTCAACCGCCCGCTTCCCTACACCCAGCAGTTCTCCTTCGACATCCAGCACGAACTGCCCGGCAACATGCTGGCCGAGATCGGCTATGCCGGCAACATCACGAAGAAACTGCCCATCAATGTCAGCGGCTACAACGCGGTGCCCGCCGCCGCCTTGGGCCGCCGCACCTCATCCGGCGCTATCGACACGGCTTGGTACAACGAGAAGATCGCGAATCCGATGGCCGGCCTGGTTCCCAACAACACCAGCCTGAATGCTCCGACGATTCCGCGTCAGCTCCTGCTGTACCCGTTCCCGCAGTATTCGGGGATGAACATCAACAACCTGCCCATCGGCGGCCAGAACTACAATGGGCTGCAAACCCGCCTCACCAAGCGCTTCTCGCACGGGCTGACCTTCGTCGCGAGCTACGCCTGGACCAAGACTCTGGAGCAGCTCAACCTGCTGAACGTTCAGGATCTGAACCTGAGCGATGTCTATGCGACCCCCGTCGAAAACCGCTCGGCGCAGGAAACCGATATCCCGCACAAGTTCTCCTTCGCGGGTGTCTACGAGTTGCCCTTCGGCCACGGCAAGGCATTCGGAAGCAACATGAACAAAGTTGCCGACGTCTTCCTGGGCGGCTGGCAGTTGAATTGGAATCTCACCCTGCAGAGCGGATGGGCCCTGGATTACCCCAATGCCAAGCAGGTGCAAAACGGCGACGCCAAGCCGACCGACGCACAGAAGGCCCAGGGCTATCTGTTCAACGTCGACCTCTGGGCCGACCCGACCACCGGTAAGCGCGTCTCCCAACAGGAGTCCTTCACACTGCGTGACTTCCCCACGCGTTTCGGCAGCGCCCGCGTGCCCGGCTATAAGAACATCGACGCCTCGGTGATGAAGAACTTCCACATCACGGAAGGAATCAAGCTGCAGTTCCGCGGCGAGATGGTGAATGCCACCAACTCACCCTGGTTCTCGCGCCTGGCCAGCAATGGCACCAACGTCACCAATGCCAACTTCGGCAAACTGGACATCACCCAGCGCAACCTGCCGCGGTTCGTCAAGCTCGTACTAAATCTGACCTGGTAGCGCCCAGGTCGATCAGCAACGAAGGGCGGGGTCTCCAGCGAGACTCCGCCCTTTGTTCTTCTGGCGACAATCGTGAAACTTCCGCCGCTTTCCGCTTTACTCCAGTTTGTCGCTTAAGCGCAGTAAAATCAGTGCCTTGGAGAGAATCCCTTTCTGTCCGCCCGGACAATGGACTGAAGGGAGGCCCGGAGACCGTGAGGCACCGCCGCTCTCCCGCTTGGCCGTCGCTTGTGACCCCTGTAAACAGTCCTCGGCTTTCTGTCCTCCGCTCCGGTCGCCAATAGTAAAATTTGCAGAGCGAACCGAAAAGCCCTTTGGAATCAATAAAAATGGTTGTTACCCGAACCCAACTCGGAACCCAGGAACCGGATGCGGACCGGCGCTGCCAGACCGACGGTCGCTGTTTCCCGGAACTTATAAGCTAGTACCTCTAAGACCGGCCGGGAACTTTTTCCACCGTCCTCGTGTCTCTATATACAGCGGCGCTGATGTAAACGGCGCTACAATGGCTCTGCGGAGGCACCCATGGAACCGGCTCCAAACATGCCAGAGCTCGGTAACGAAGTGGCTCCCCCGGAATGGCCGGGGTGGCCCGACGAAGGGTGTCTTCTCGAAAGTCTTCGGTTAGGCTCCGAGTCGGCCTATGAGGCCCTCTTGGAGCGCTTCCAGTTGCCGGTTTACAACCTCGTGCAACGGCTGATCGACGACTCCAGTGAAGCAGGCGACGTCACTCAGGATGTATTCCTGAAGGTCTTTCGTAACGTTACTGCCTTCCGCGGCCAGAGTTCACTAAAGACCTGGATCTACCGCATCGCGGTCAACGAGGCGCACAATCGCCGCCGTTGGTTCGGCCGCCATAAGCGAGCCGAAGTAGGTCTGGAAGCTGAAGGTGATGGCCTGGGCTACCTCGATCACCTGAGCGATGCCGCTCGTTCGCCCTACGATCTCGCCCTCAACGAGGAGTGGAGATCGGCGATCGAAAAAGCCTTGGAAGGTTTGAATCCGGTGTTCCGGTCGGCTGTCGTGCTACGGGACCTGGAGGATCTTAGTTACGAAGAGATTGCCGACGTTCTTGATGTCTCGCTCGGCACGGTAAAGTCCCGGATCCTGCGCGGTCGCGAGTCGCTCCGCAAGGCTCTGGTTGAACAGTTGGAACCGTCCAGAGGGCTGCATTTCACGCCTCAGACGGCCGCCGACTAAGAGGTCTGGATCGTTATGGACTGCCAACAAACCAGGTTGATGCTCTCCGCGCTCCAGGACGGCTGCGTAGTCGAATCTGAGCGGAGATTGCTGCTGGCGCACCTCAAACACTGCGCCTCCTGCTCGCTGCTCCAGGCGGAATTGGATATGGTCCGGCAATCGGTGCGCTCGGTGAAACTCCGGCCCATGTCGTCCCATCTCGCCCTATCCTTGCGCGCCATGGCTTCCCGTGAAGCGTCCCGCCGCCGCCGCTATGTCGATCTCCGCTCCTGGCTCCGCCACGCCGGGGAACACGCCGCCCTATCGATCAACAACCTCATGCGGCCCATCGCCTTGCCCGCTTTCGGTGGCTTGGCTTCCGCCGTCTTCCTCTTCTCCATGGTCATGACGAACTTCCAGGGCATCATCGTCAGCCACCCGAACGATGTATCCATCGCCATCGCCACCGTGCCCTCCGTCCGGGCCACGTTGCTGGATATGTCGGAGGCTGAGATCACGGTCGATGTTTTCGTCGACGAACAGGGCCGCGTCATCGACTACTCCTTCCCCGACGGCTACGGTTCCGCCAATACCGCCAGCCAGCGTCGCAAACTGGAGAATTCCCTGCTGTTCACGGAATTCACCCCCGCCACCACCTTCGGTATGCCCACCTCCGGATGGGTGCGCGTGAAGTTCAGCGGCCGCAGCCAGATCGACGTCAAGGGTTAGTCTCCTACCTTGGGTCGCCCTCTTGGTCAGCATTTTCTCTTTCAGCACTCGATTCTAGATCGTATTGCCGTGGCCGCCTGCCCTGAGCAAGTCGGCCTCTGCATTGAGATTGGGCCCGGACCCGGCGGCCTCACCGAGTTCCTTCACCCCCGCGCCAAGCGCCTCATCGCCGTCGAACTCGACTCCACCCTGGCTGCCAAACTCCGCGAACGCTATGCCGAGAATCCGAGCGTCGAGATCGTAGAAGGGGATGTCCTTTCCACGAATCTCTCGCAGTGGGGGCCCGCTACTGTCTGCGGCAACCTGCCTTACTACATCACCTCGCCCATCATCGAGCAGGTGCTCGCCATGGGACCCGCCCTGCAACGCGCCGTCTTCCTCGTACAGAAGGAAGTAGCCGATCGCTTGGCCGCCGCGCCCGGCTGCCGCGACTACGGCTACCTCTCGGTCTCCACCCAACTCTTCTGCACTGTGGAGCGCCTCTTTCTGGTCAAGCCGGCGTCGTTCCGCCCCCCACCGAAAGTGGATAGCGCGGTTGTCCGGCTCATCCCTCGCGCGTCCGTTGCTGTCTCCGACTCAAAGGCGTTCCTGCGCTTCGCGTCGGCCTGCTTCCGCCAGAAACGAAAGACCTTGCGCAACAACCTTTCGTCCCAATATCCAGCGGAACGGCTGAGGGACCTGCCCGAGGCTGGGCTTAGGGCCGAGCAACTCGGGATCCCCGAACTCATCCGTCTCTTCGGTGTCCTCAATTCGTAAACTCCGCGGCTTGGCGCATTCTGCATAGACCTTGGCGTGTTCTGCATGCGGGATTTGGCTGATGGCCCGTTAGTGTAGAGACATGCCTGACGTAAGAGCTTATTCCGCAGTCTCTTCCACTTCTCCTCTTGCTCCCGCCTCTGTGTCGCGGCGCGAGCCTACCCCCAGCGATATTGAGATCGAGATCCTCTATTGCGGCGTCTGCCACTCCGACCTGCACCAGGCCCGCAATGAATGGCACAACTCCCTCTATCCCTGCGTCCCCGGCCATGAGATCGTCGGCC is a window from the uncultured Paludibaculum sp. genome containing:
- a CDS encoding ankyrin repeat domain-containing protein, whose amino-acid sequence is MTAIEAIKSGDLEALKAVLAADASAVDERDENGVPAAMLALYFRQQACADALLDAGTAVDLPLACALGLTEEVVRFVDADPGLLSQRTSDGWTPLHLAAFFGQLAAAGFLLSRGADPLARSTNKMANLPIHAAAATRQAAIVEMLLDAGTPANATQHGGYTALHSAAQNGDQASMNVLLRHGGDMNLASDDGKTPAQLLPGV
- a CDS encoding sigma-70 family RNA polymerase sigma factor, whose product is MPELGNEVAPPEWPGWPDEGCLLESLRLGSESAYEALLERFQLPVYNLVQRLIDDSSEAGDVTQDVFLKVFRNVTAFRGQSSLKTWIYRIAVNEAHNRRRWFGRHKRAEVGLEAEGDGLGYLDHLSDAARSPYDLALNEEWRSAIEKALEGLNPVFRSAVVLRDLEDLSYEEIADVLDVSLGTVKSRILRGRESLRKALVEQLEPSRGLHFTPQTAAD
- a CDS encoding adenylosuccinate synthase, translating into MSNLIVLGAQWGDEGKGKIVDLFSENFDVVARYQGGHNAGHTVQVGDKKFVLKLIPSGVLHPGVQVVIGNGVVIDPLALLEEMEMLEKAGVDVRGQIHISNRAHVIFPFHRMVEKVSEGREDRTAIGTTSRGIGPCYEDKIGRRGIRMADLLNPAVFDKLYDFLGEDKATTAKAFGIANDLKIEEIRESYKQMAERIRPVVCDTAKLLNEAISAGKRVLFEGAQGTMLDIDFGTYPFVTSSSAAAGGACTGTGVPPTKIDGILGVSKAYITRVGAGPFPSEDFGPEGERIRQAGREFGSVTGRPRRCGWFDAPLLRYTAMVNGFDSLIVTKLDVLDGVSSIKVCTAYKVNGELMDAMPPENALMEKIEPVYEELPGWSQPTANMTSYDELPKQAKDYIAFLEEKTGVEVGCVSTGPERNQTIVRAGSKMEKLLG
- the rsmA gene encoding 16S rRNA (adenine(1518)-N(6)/adenine(1519)-N(6))-dimethyltransferase RsmA; the protein is MGRPLGQHFLFQHSILDRIAVAACPEQVGLCIEIGPGPGGLTEFLHPRAKRLIAVELDSTLAAKLRERYAENPSVEIVEGDVLSTNLSQWGPATVCGNLPYYITSPIIEQVLAMGPALQRAVFLVQKEVADRLAAAPGCRDYGYLSVSTQLFCTVERLFLVKPASFRPPPKVDSAVVRLIPRASVAVSDSKAFLRFASACFRQKRKTLRNNLSSQYPAERLRDLPEAGLRAEQLGIPELIRLFGVLNS
- a CDS encoding zf-HC2 domain-containing protein — translated: MDCQQTRLMLSALQDGCVVESERRLLLAHLKHCASCSLLQAELDMVRQSVRSVKLRPMSSHLALSLRAMASREASRRRRYVDLRSWLRHAGEHAALSINNLMRPIALPAFGGLASAVFLFSMVMTNFQGIIVSHPNDVSIAIATVPSVRATLLDMSEAEITVDVFVDEQGRVIDYSFPDGYGSANTASQRRKLENSLLFTEFTPATTFGMPTSGWVRVKFSGRSQIDVKG
- a CDS encoding TonB-dependent receptor is translated as MLQKLRMLLAAAVFAAIPMYAQEVRASLAGVVSDPVGAPIPGVTVVLTSVERNVSTTTETNEQGSYLFPFVVSGKYTLTVERTGFKKYVRQNIVLEAQDKARADVALVVGDMTQSVNVAADVSQLQTETASRSQIISNQLIANLPTQGRNPFQIAWAMPGVVKAGDWRYLRAFDTGGMSGFSINGGKKGDNEVLIDGISNVRGNRNVVGVPSMEAVQEFKVLTNTYDSQYGRTGGGIVTIVSKSGGNSFHGNLYEYFQSEELNANQSELNSVGTKKPPMNINTFGFQASGPIVVPKVFDGRNKLFFLLSYEGMRQRSADPGAANFPLDQWRTGDFSGLLNAQGSAVTLYDPLTTDAAGNRTPFAGNIIPSNRINPVSASVMKFYPSPNSLGTGPAHINNYVYPSRWVADMNAWNGRLDYRINDRNTVYFRYGQAPFSEYRAMVWNGSNAAEPTGNAPLIRNGRNLVLDWTTILSPTMTFNLRGGLARWETSGGSTYGANFNPAQLGFSQSLVSQLTRYQYPRFSFSDAYQSIGSGDSVFNASPGDTYTLQPNLNRVQGSHTLKFGGEFRRYNDNSNNPGGSSGVYSFSRAWTQQRALTSDSISGNEFASFLLGYPLSGYVDRNIDPAYKNYYFAGFVQDDWRVNGRLTLNFGIRWDYEQPLVERYDRMLGEFAFSAANPISSSSLAISGVPNFAGVGGQPRGAFAQDRNNWQPRIGAAYRIADKWVARGGYGLYYLGQNERGEANGFSQRTNAIVTTDGNLTPAVNLTNAFANQAGGLLLSPVGTTQGASSFLGQSLTVNYFNRPLPYTQQFSFDIQHELPGNMLAEIGYAGNITKKLPINVSGYNAVPAAALGRRTSSGAIDTAWYNEKIANPMAGLVPNNTSLNAPTIPRQLLLYPFPQYSGMNINNLPIGGQNYNGLQTRLTKRFSHGLTFVASYAWTKTLEQLNLLNVQDLNLSDVYATPVENRSAQETDIPHKFSFAGVYELPFGHGKAFGSNMNKVADVFLGGWQLNWNLTLQSGWALDYPNAKQVQNGDAKPTDAQKAQGYLFNVDLWADPTTGKRVSQQESFTLRDFPTRFGSARVPGYKNIDASVMKNFHITEGIKLQFRGEMVNATNSPWFSRLASNGTNVTNANFGKLDITQRNLPRFVKLVLNLTW
- a CDS encoding DUF1648 domain-containing protein: MLDAVRFSIFQWPLEACAAFFLLAGLLYPLTQWGTLPERVPSHFNFRGEPDRWAGRWIFGWFTVLEVFLYGMFSYQGHSLDYLLGAAQTLSAFTLLILWTKVVLTGLFAYLNWTIVRVARAQAAKANIPVMMLFSALLVVPVILLRVK
- the pheS gene encoding phenylalanine--tRNA ligase subunit alpha, producing MLDSTLSELETRAVSLIEAAADAEALETARVEFLGRKGSLANIGKDMGKMAPEDRARVGKLLNAVKQNLESRYDARKAAFERAALDARLAAEWLDLTMPAPGTRPGSLHPLTLIQRELEELFTSLGFAVVDGPEVETPWHNFDALNIPAAHPARDSQDTFWLEDKLLLRTHTSPVQVRAMERFGAPLKIIAPGRVFRNEEVDASHEHTFYQLEGMMIDRDVSVAHMLYFMKSLLTAIFKRDVKVRLRPGFFPFVEPGFELDIQCLICGGPGCPVCKYSGWVELLPCGLVHPNVLRSGGIDPDQWSGFAFGLGLTRLVMMRYGIDDIRHLASGDLRFLQQF